A stretch of the Rosa rugosa chromosome 5, drRosRugo1.1, whole genome shotgun sequence genome encodes the following:
- the LOC133712954 gene encoding transcription factor TGA2.2-like, with translation MQSFKPVPTNPELYSHSSFYFRGDDTQTRFADLGELEHSATVFPHDDALDLTPSSIFSLKANSNNFAVVPNTLHYATMNTGPGCLDIGSTLSGTGGEQPYMYHHHKGTTSSGNNGHFENWGDSAVAEHSQQTDTSTDIETEDKNHLRGAQHGALVVVDSNSIEQANGRTGDQKALRRLAQNREAARKSRLRKKAYVQQLENSRVKLSQLEQELQRARQQGMLVGLSGDHGHSTVGSGALTFDFEYARWLDEHQRLIHELRSAMNSHLVDNGLKIHVDSVMTHYDEIFRLKSVAAKADVFHMLSGMWKTPAERCFMWLGGFRSSELLKILGNQLEPLTDQQLMGICNLQQSSQQTEDALSQGMEALQQSLVDTLSSTTHGSTVSADVADYMGQMAIAMGKLATLQDFLIQADLLRQQTLQQLHRILTTRQTARALLVINDYFSRLRALSSLWLARPRD, from the exons ATGCAGAGCTTCAAACCAGTTCCAACAAACCCAGAATTGTATTCCCACTCTTCCTTCTATTTCAG AGGAGATGACACGCAAACGCGTTTTGCGGATCTTGGAGAGCTTGAACATTCCGCTACTGTGTTTCCTCACGATGATGCTCTTGATTTAACCCCAA GCTCTATCTTCAGCTTAAAAGCAAACAGCAACAACTTTGCTGTTGTACCTAATACTTTGCACTATGCGACCATGAACACG GGCCCGGGGTGTTTGGACATAGGCTCAACCCTGTCGGGAACAGGGGGAGAGCAGCCATACATGTACCACCATCACAAAGGAACGACGTCGTCGGGTAACAACGGCCACTTTGAGAACTGGGGTGATTCGGCTGTGGCGGAGCACAGTCAGCAGACCGACACCTCTACCGATATTGAAACCGAAGACAAAAACCAT cTTCGTGGAGCTCAGCATGGAGCACTAGTAGTAGTGGATTCCAATTCCATAGAGCAGGCTAATGGAAGAACTGGTGACCAAAAG GCACTACGTCGGTTGGCTCAGAATCGAGAAGCAGCAAGGAAGAGTCGACTTAGGAAGAAA GCATATGTCCAGCAGCTGGAGAATAGTAGAGTAAAGCTTTCGCAACTTGAGCAAGAGCTTCAGCGAGCACGCCAGCAG GGTATGTTGGTTGGACTTTCAGGGGATCATGGTCATTCTACGGTGGGAAGTG GGGCCTTAACATTTGACTTTGAGTATGCACGCTGGCTTGATGAACATCAGCGTCTAATACATGAGCTGCGATCGGCTATGAATTCTCATCTGGTGGATAATGGACTGAAAATTCATGTTGATAGTGTTATGACACACTATGATGAGATATTCAGGTTAAAGAGCGTGGCTGCCAAGGCTGATGTATTCCACATGCTTTCTGGCATGTGGAAGACACCTGCCGAAAGGTGTTTTATGTGGTTGGGAGGATTCCGCTCCTCTGAACTTCTCAAG ATACTTGGGAACCAACTTGAGCCTTTAACAGATCAGCAGTTGATGGGGATATGCAATCTACAGCAATCTTCCCAACAGACTGAAGATGCCTTATCACAAGGGATGGAAGCTTTGCAACAATCGCTTGTAGACACGCTCTCCTCAACTACTCATGGCTCTACTGTTTCAGCAGATGTTGCCGATTACATGGGCCAAATGGCAATTGCTATGGGCAAGCTTGCCACACTGCAGGACTTCCTTATCCAG GCTGACCTATTGAGGCAGCAAACTCTGCAACAATTGCATCGTATTCTGACCACTCGACAAACTGCTCGTGCCCTTCTCGTTATCAACGATTACTTCTCGCGTCTCCGAGCGCTTAGTTCTTTGTGGTTGGCCCGCCCTAGGGACTAA
- the LOC133712955 gene encoding uncharacterized protein LOC133712955: MEFDLSPQFNFDMGMNAKPSLEFLEEDDDEFYAEMRRQIMILTGDQNDDFPETKIVKPSYASVTKPCSLSSTSSQGSMSLWQNEYITNSVAVPVQLANSWGNSTGTGVFIPQSTGRSRRNYKPRTGGRVNDRKVYKRVENKH; the protein is encoded by the exons atggagtttgatttgagtCCTCAGTTCAACTTTGACATGGGCATGAACGCAAAACCCAGTCTTGAATTTCttgaggaggatgatgatgaattcTATGCTGAGATGAGGAGGCAGATTATGATTTTGACTGGAGATCAGAATGATGATTTTCCAGAGACCAAAATCGTTAAGCCATCTTATGCTAGTGTCACAAAGCCATGTAGCTTAAGCTCCACATCATCACAAGGCAGTATGAGCTTGTGGCAAAATGAGTACATTACTAATTCAGTAGCAGTACCAGTTCAGCTTGCAAATTCGTGGGGAAATAGCACTGGGACTGGAGTTTTCATCCCTCAAAGTACTGGAAGATCCAGAAGAAATTACAAGCCAA GAACAGGAGGAAGGGTGAATGACAGAAAAGTTTACAAGCGAGTGGAGAACAAGCACTGA
- the LOC133708449 gene encoding protein PLANT CADMIUM RESISTANCE 9-like codes for MSSDNSTRNCDMAQSEKQPPQGQWSTGLFDCLEDRSNCLFTCFCPCMAFGRIAEIVDRGTTSCAVAGTIYHVLASVGCGWLYAGSYRTKLRGHFSLPAAPCHDLLVHSFCCVCSICQEYRELKNHGIDPSIGWQANVEKWNREGVKPPMVEPAMAR; via the exons ATGAGTTCAGACAACTCCACCCGAAACTGCGATATGGCTCAATCCGAAAAGCAACCTCCCCAAGGACAATGGTCCACTGGCCTTTTCGATTGTTTGGAGGATCGTTCAAATT GTCTTTTCACTTGCTTTTGTCCATGCATGGCCTTTGGACGAATTGCGGAGATTGTTGACAGAGGAACTACAT CATGTGCGGTCGCCGGCACGATCTACCATGTTCTGGCCTCTGTAGGCTGTGGATGGCTTTATGCTGGTTCGTATAGAACCAAACTGCGAGGACACTTCTCACTACCAGCAGCGCCATGCCATGATCTTTTGGTTCATAGCTTCTGCTGTGTTTGTTCTATTTGTCAAGAGTATAGAGAACTCAAAAATCATGGAATTGATCCCTCCATTG GGTGGCAAGCCAATGTTGAGAAGTGGAACCGAGAAGGAGTGAAGCCTCCGATGGTCGAACCAGCAATGGCCCGTTAA
- the LOC133710545 gene encoding probable carboxylesterase 17 — protein sequence MRTQKMVPAITLDPSYFNQKTNNTVDHHYQHENIVIEEIKGLIKVYKDGHVERPQIVPCVTAAVADPELGVTSMDIVIDRFTNVSSRFYVPKRHGMNSMKKLPLLVYFHGGGFCAGSTAWSCYHEFLAKLAAKAGCVIMSVNYRLAPEHPLPAAYEDGLRALVWLKQQAFCERGGEENNQWWSTQCDFSRIFLVGDSAGANIAHNVSTRLLCSGTILLPLIIKGVILVQPFFGGEARTSSEKYYYMVQPRQSVLNLAASDTYWRLALPAGSNRDHPWCNPLANGSCFGSDSVAMMVCISELDILKDRELEFCAAIARAGKNVETLVYRGVGHAFQVLDKSMLAQTRCHEMIAHIKAFAENN from the coding sequence ATGAGAACACAAAAAATGGTGCCTGCTATCACCTTAGATCCAAGCTATTTCAACCAAAAGACCAACAACACAGTCGACCATCATTACCAGCATGAGAACATTGTGATCGAGGAAATCAAAGGGCTTATCAAAGTGTACAAAGACGGACATGTGGAGAGACCGCAGATCGTCCCGTGCGTCACGGCCGCTGTGGCCGATCCGGAGTTAGGCGTGACATCCATGGACATAGTCATTGACAGGTTCACAAACGTTTCCTCACGTTTCTATGTTCCGAAACGCCACGGGATGAATTCGATGAAGAAGCTCCCTTTGCTGGTGTATTTTCACGGAGGTGGGTTTTGCGCTGGCTCCACCGCTTGGAGTTGTTACCATGAATTTTTGGCAAAGCTAGCGGCCAAAGCTGGTTGCGTAATCATGTCGGTAAATTACCGGTTGGCCCCCGAACACCCTCTTCCGGCGGCTTATGAAGATGGACTCAGAGCCCTTGTGTGGCTAAAACAACAAGCTTTTTGTGAACGTGGTGGGGAGGAGAATAACCAGTGGTGGTCAACGCAGTGCGACTTTTCTAGAATATTCTTGGTGGGGGATAGTGCTGGTGCCAATATAGCCCATAATGTGAGCACAAGACTGCTTTGTTCTGGGACAATTCTATTGCCTTTAATAATTAAAGGTGTAATTCTGGTGCAACCATTTTTTGGGGGAGAAGCAAGGACGAGTTCGGAGAAGTACTACTACATGGTGCAGCCACGTCAGTCGGTGTTGAATCTGGCAGCTTCGGATACCTACTGGAGATTGGCACTGCCGGCCGGTTCCAACCGCGACCATCCATGGTGCAACCCTTTGGCTAACGGCTCGTGTTTCGGTTCGGATAGCGTGGCGATGATGGTGTGTATTTCGGAGTTGGACATATTGAAAGATAGGGAGTTAGAGTTTTGTGCTGCAATCGCTAGAGCAGGGAAGAACGTGGAGACTCTGGTGTACAGAGGTGTAGGGCACGCGTTTCAGGTACTAGATAAGTCTATGCTCGCACAAACTCGATGCCATGAGATGATAGCTCATATTAAGGCCTTTGCTGAAAATAACTAG